One region of Phragmites australis chromosome 18, lpPhrAust1.1, whole genome shotgun sequence genomic DNA includes:
- the LOC133898563 gene encoding uncharacterized protein LOC133898563, producing MGSTDYYEILNVDRGATDDDLRRAYRRLAMRWHPDKNPASKADAEARFKEITEAYNVLSDADKRAVYDQYGEEGLSGAVPQPGSADDIFAEFFGSTPFTYSNMTGGGAGNARGGRQPPPPPPEWDGGFGRAYRGDQSASGGAASTMAPPPPPVESRLACTLEELYVGVTKKMRISRNVVDASGRMKTESEILSIEVKPGWKKGTKITFPGKGNQQWNQLPADLVFVVDEKPHAVYRRDGNDLVAEARITLAEALGSTVVVLTALDGRELAMDVGGSGGEEEEEEDAPVVRPGYELVVPMEGMPMPREPGRRGSLRIRFDVVFPERLTRRQRAQIKRVLESGSG from the exons ATGGGATCAACGGACTACTATGAGATCCTTAATGTCGACCGGGGCGCCACCGACGACGACCTCCGCAGGGCCTACCGGCGGCTGGCCATGCGTTGGCACCCCGACAAGAACCCCGCCAGCAAGGCAGACGCCGAGGCCAGGTTCAAGGAAATCACCGAGGCATACAAC GTGCTCAGCGACGCCGACAAGAGAGCGGTGTACGACCAGTACGGGGAGGAGGGCCTAAGCGGCGCGGTGCCGCAGCCCGGCAGCGCGGACGACATCTTCGCCGAGTTCTTCGGGAGCACGCCGTTCACGTATAGCAACATGACCGGCGGCGGTGCCGGCAACGCGCGCGGCGGcaggcagccgccgccgccgccaccagagTGGGACGGCGGGTTCGGCCGGGCGTACCGCGGCGACCAGAGCGCCAGCGGTGGCGCGGCGTCGACCatggcgccgccaccgccaccagtGGAGAGCAGGCTGGCGTGCACCCTGGAGGAGCTGTACGTGGGCGTCACCAAGAAGATGAGGATCTCCCGGAACGTCGTTGACGCCAGCGG GAGGATGAAGACGGAGTCTGAGATTCTGTCCATCGAGGTGAAGCCGGGGTGGAAGAAGGGCACGAAGATCACGTTCCCGGGCAAGGGAAACCAGCAGTGGAACCAGCTCCCCGCCGACCTGGTCTTCGTCGTCGACGAGAAGCCCCACGCCGTGTACCGCCGCGACGGAAACGACCTGGTGGCCGAGGCCCGGATCACTCTCGCTGAGGCGCTGGGCAGCACGGTCGTAGTCCTCACCGCGCTCGACGGCCGCGAGCTGGCCATGGACGTGGGCGGctccggcggcgaggaggaggaggaggaggacgcgccCGTGGTGCGCCCGGGCTACGAGCTGGTGGTGCCGATGGAGGGCATGCCCATGCCGCGCGAGCCCGGCCGGCGCGGCAGCCTCAGGATCCGGTTCGACGTCGTGTTCCCGGAGCGGCTCACGCGCCGCCAGCGCGCGCAGATCAAGCGCGTCCTCGAGAGCGGCAGCGGCTAG
- the LOC133899705 gene encoding pentatricopeptide repeat-containing protein At1g19720-like, translated as MALHSMAIRRGFMGRVRDVPVGNSVLMMYVKCGELGRARWLFEKMEQRDLGTWNSMIFGCCRSGEWEEARRLLDDMRCEGTEPGVVTWNTLISSYARSGDLDVAMELLEQMEESGVAPDVVTWTSLVSGFVHSDRGDEALQWFIRIRLAGVEPNGMTIASAISACASLKLLCQGMELHCHTIKVRSINNVLSGNSLVDMYAKCGEIVAARRIFNEIPEKDIFSWNSMVAGYAQAGYCGKAYELFCKMENDGVRRNVITWNIMISGYIRNGDDERAFELFQMMESYGVKRDTASWNILIAGSVHNGHFDRALRIFRQMQSLLVRLDYVTILSIIPTFANLVAVWKVREIHACIFHHYLEMDGKIANALINAYSKSGNLAGACAVFDRHSSRNIISWNCIILAHLLHGSPNEALDLFYQMKQEGVLPDHTTLTAVIKAYGLKGKVSEGKEIFFSMSCDYNITPDSDHYAAMVDLLGRSGRLQEAYELIDEMPLTPSSAVWEAFLTAATIHGNVRLVYLAARELSVIEPRGPRIQWLVSSLQNLTGKLVDVPDMMVPNKGRELDEVDSCSVEIKNKVYLFSSGDKFVLEHTVAELKLMMIQMELSMLNNGNGTLDFEDETEEITGIHCEKLAIAFVVSNSPDSRSIRIIKTVRMCSHCHTFAKLASEKYKRQILIKDPNCLHKFEGGKCSCEDYW; from the coding sequence ATGGCGCTGCATTCCATGGCTATCCGGAGAGGGTTTATGGGAAGGGTGAGGGACGTGCCCGTTGGGAACTCGGTGCTGATGATGTATGTCAAGTGTGGAGAATTGGGGCGTGCGCGTTGGCTGTTTGAGAAGATGGAGCAACGGGACTTGGGCACATGGAACTCCATGATCTTCGGGTGTTGCCGGTCCGGTGAGTGGGAGGAGGCACGGAGGCTGCTCGATGATATGAGGTGCGAAGGTACGGAGCCTGGGGTTGTCACATGGAATACGTTGATTTCGAGCTACGCTAGGTCTGGGGATCTTGATGTGGCCATGGAGCTGCTGGAGCAGATGGAGGAGTCTGGAGTTGCTCCAGATGTTGTCACCTGGACTAGCCTTGTGTCAGGTTTCGTCCACAGCGATAGAGGGGATGAAGCACTTCAGTGGTTCATCCGGATTCGTCTAGCTGGAGTGGAACCAAATGGTATGACGATTGCGAGTGCCATCTCTGCTTGTGCGAGTTTGAAGTTACTGTGTCAGGGAATGGAGCTCCATTGCCACACCATTAAGGTTCGGAGTATTAACAATGTGCTCTCGGGGAACTCCTTGGTTGACATGTATGCAAAATGTGGAGAAATAGTTGCAGCTAGGAGAATATTTAATGAGATACCCGAGAAGGATATCTTCTCCTGGAATTCAATGGTTGCAGGGTATGCACAAGCGGGCTATTGTGGCAAAGCATATGAGCTATTCTGTAAGATGGAGAATGATGGTGTTCGGCGCAATGTGATAACCTGGAATATAATGATCTCAGGATACATACgaaatggtgatgatgagagaGCTTTTGAGCTATTCCAGATGATGGAAAGCTACGGAGTGAAAAGGGATACAGCTTCTTGGAACATACTCATTGCTGGTTCAGTGCATAATGGTCATTTTGATAGAGCCCTAAGAATATTCCGGCAGATGCAATCACTTCTGGTGAGACTGGACTACGTTACAATCCTAAGTATCATTCCAACATTTGCAAACCTAGTTGCTGTTTGGAAAGTACGGGAGATCCATGCCTGTATTTTTCACCACTACTTAGAAATGGATGGCAAAATTGCCAATGCACTTATCAATGCATACTCAAAATCTGGCAATCTTGCTGGTGCATGTGCTGTTTTTGATAGGCACTCGTCAAGGAACATCATTTCTTGGAATTGCATCATTCTTGCACACTTGTTGCATGGTTCTCCAAATGAAGCATTGGATCTCTTCTATCAAATGAAGCAAGAAGGCGTGCTGCCAGATCATACAACTTTGACTGCCGTTATCAAGGCCTATGGTCTCAAGGGAAAGGTATCTGAAGggaaagaaatattttttagtatGAGCTGCGATTACAACATAACTCCAGATTCAGATCATTATGCAGCAATGGTAGATCTTCTTGGCCGCTCAGGGAGACTACAAGAAGCATATGAGCTTATTGATGAGATGCCACTGACACCCAGTTCAGCAGTCTGGGAGGCATTTCTTACTGCAGCAACAATTCATGGAAATGTAAGGCTGGTATACTTGGCTGCAAGAGAGCTGTCAGTGATTGAGCCCAGAGGCCCTAGAATCCAATGGCTGGTTTCCAGTCTGCAAAATCTAACTGGAAAGCTTGTTGATGTGCCAGACATGATGGTACCCAACAAAGGAAGAGAGTTGGATGAGGTTGATAGTTGTTCAGTTGAAATTAAGAACAAGGTCTATTTATTCTCATCTGGTGATAAATTTGTCCTAGAGCATACAGTAGCTGAACTAAAACTGATGATGATTCAGATGGAACTCTCAATGCTGAACAACGGTAATGGAACTCTAGATTTTGAAGATGAAACGGAAGAAATAACTGGAATCCATTGTGAGAAGCTAGCAATTGCTTTTGTGGTTTCTAACTCCCCTGATTCCAGAAGCATACGGATAATAAAAACCGTAAGGATGTGTAGCCATTGTCATACCTTTGCCAAGTTAGCTTCAGAGAAATACAAACGGCAGATACTGATCAAGGATCCAAATTGTTTGCACAAGTTTGAGGGTGGCAAGTGCTCATGTGAAGATTACTGGTGA
- the LOC133899130 gene encoding uncharacterized protein LOC133899130 — protein sequence MESLPITAEAIAFTEKKMDMTLEDIIKMSKKNNPGGKKPPRQPIKKHPFQNGNSNQGNARVQRFIESRSSIRQGVLAQRRSNLGGNQFPATKQAAKKAAAMPMHNNRAVRWNKPSASTLVQRRPVGDAFQNGKGKEVQKQAPRTMDALFAQMKVQRMRTMPQQQANPAPGRQFNQQRRVQQQQPPRRGRGYGGRNVGNQ from the exons ATGGAATCACTGCCAATCACAGCTGAAGCTATTGCTTTTACTGAGAAAAAGATGGACATGACTTTGG AGGATATTATCAAGATGTCAAAGAAAAATAATCCTGGAGGCAAGAAACCCCCTAGACAGCCG ATCAAGAAACATCCATTCCAGAATGGCAACTCTAATCAAGGGAATGCCAGGGTTCAACGGTTTATAGAATCTAGATCATCCATAAGACAA GGGGTTCTTGCACAAAGGAGGTCAAATCTTGGTGGAAATCAGTTCCCCGCTACAAAGCAGGCTGCAAAGAAGGCTGCTGCTATGCCAATGCACAACAACAGGGCTGTCAGATGGAACAAGCCAAG TGCGAGTACCTTAGTGCAGAGGAGGCCTGTTGGTGATGCTTTTCAGAATGGCAAG GGCAAGGAGGTGCAGAAGCAGGCACCGAGGACAATGGATGCGCTCTTTGCGCAAATGAAGGTGCAGAGGATGAGGACCATGCCACAGCAGCAGGCAAATCCTGCCCCAGGCCGTCAGTTTAACCAGCAGCGACGtgttcagcagcagcagcctcctCGGCGAGGCAGAGGATATGGCGGCCGTAATGTTGGTAACCAATGA